From a single Streptomyces liliifuscus genomic region:
- a CDS encoding ABC transporter permease — protein MLDYLRLEVRRTLRDVGFMIGGVLMPTVMYLLFTNLGDGADGDWRTVSMIGMAAYGAMGSALNTGGGVAEDRSIGWLRQLRITPMSPRQVVMGRALTGAVTVLPAIVAVLVAGGLVNGVRLDAWKWAAIALLLWLGSIPFTLLGLGNGYRLTAQATGVVNMVCNLTLAVVGGLWFPLSLFPGWLQSLSTYTPTNRFAQLGTSVADGHAPALGAVLVLTAWLLAFGSYAVVSYRRTARTV, from the coding sequence ATGCTCGACTATCTGCGGCTCGAAGTGCGCCGGACGCTGCGGGACGTCGGCTTCATGATCGGCGGTGTCCTGATGCCGACGGTGATGTATCTGCTGTTCACGAACCTCGGTGACGGCGCCGACGGCGACTGGCGGACCGTCTCGATGATCGGCATGGCCGCGTACGGCGCGATGGGCTCGGCCCTCAACACCGGCGGCGGGGTCGCCGAGGACCGGAGCATCGGCTGGCTGCGGCAGCTGCGGATCACACCGATGAGCCCGCGCCAGGTCGTGATGGGCCGGGCGCTCACGGGTGCGGTGACGGTGCTGCCGGCGATCGTCGCGGTCCTCGTGGCGGGCGGCCTGGTCAACGGCGTACGGCTCGACGCATGGAAGTGGGCGGCGATCGCGCTGCTGCTCTGGCTCGGCTCGATCCCCTTCACCCTGCTCGGCCTCGGCAACGGCTACCGGCTGACCGCGCAGGCCACGGGCGTGGTGAACATGGTGTGCAACCTGACGCTCGCGGTGGTCGGCGGCCTGTGGTTCCCGCTGAGCCTCTTCCCCGGGTGGCTGCAGTCGCTGTCCACCTACACACCCACGAACCGGTTCGCGCAGCTCGGCACGTCGGTCGCCGACGGGCACGCGCCCGCCCTCGGGGCGGTGCTGGTGCTGACCGCCTGGCTGCTGGCCTT
- a CDS encoding ABC transporter ATP-binding protein, whose product MTDTRDTAAETRGGEAADQAVSFAGAVKAFGAVRAVDGVDLEIARGETVALLGRNGAGKSSTISLLLGLNEPDEGVVRLFGGTPEEAVRAGRVGAMLQDGRPVPRVTVGELVGFVAGTYPAPMPVAEALELAGIAELAGRRVDRLSGGQTQRVRFAVALVGNPALLVLDEPTAALDVEARYAFWDSMRAYTRRGHTVLFSTHYLEEADANADRIVVIDHGRIVADGTGEQLKRAAGGSLVAFDLAGAGTDGLAALPGVVSVEVRGDRARLRTDDSDATVIALAERGAIRALEVAPASLDDAFLALTSSDAPARTFLETV is encoded by the coding sequence ATGACGGACACGAGGGATACGGCGGCGGAGACCAGAGGGGGCGAGGCCGCGGACCAGGCCGTTTCCTTCGCGGGGGCGGTGAAGGCCTTCGGGGCGGTGCGGGCCGTGGACGGTGTCGATCTGGAGATCGCGCGCGGCGAGACGGTCGCGCTGCTGGGCCGCAACGGCGCGGGCAAGTCCAGCACGATCTCACTCCTGCTGGGCCTGAACGAGCCGGACGAGGGCGTCGTACGCCTCTTCGGTGGCACCCCGGAGGAGGCCGTGCGGGCGGGGCGCGTGGGCGCGATGCTCCAGGACGGCCGGCCGGTGCCGCGGGTGACGGTGGGCGAGCTGGTCGGGTTCGTGGCCGGTACGTATCCCGCGCCGATGCCCGTCGCCGAGGCGCTGGAGCTCGCGGGCATCGCCGAGCTGGCCGGGCGGCGCGTGGACCGGCTGTCCGGGGGCCAGACGCAGCGGGTGCGGTTCGCGGTCGCACTCGTCGGGAACCCCGCGCTGCTCGTGCTCGACGAGCCGACCGCGGCGCTGGACGTGGAGGCGCGGTACGCCTTCTGGGACTCGATGCGGGCGTACACGCGGCGCGGCCACACCGTCCTCTTCTCCACCCACTATCTGGAGGAGGCGGACGCCAACGCCGACCGGATCGTCGTCATCGACCACGGGCGGATCGTCGCCGACGGCACCGGCGAGCAGCTGAAGCGGGCCGCGGGCGGCAGCCTCGTCGCCTTCGACCTGGCCGGCGCGGGCACGGACGGGCTGGCGGCCCTGCCCGGTGTGGTCTCCGTGGAGGTGCGCGGGGACCGGGCGCGGCTGCGGACCGACGACTCGGACGCGACGGTGATCGCCCTCGCCGAGCGCGGCGCGATACGCGCCCTGGAGGTCGCACCGGCCTCGCTGGACGACGCGTTCCTCGCCCTGACCTCCTCCGACGCCCCTGCCCGTACCTTCCTGGAGACGGTGTGA
- a CDS encoding MaoC/PaaZ C-terminal domain-containing protein, which produces MPIDVAQALAAEPRSAGIAWGHKDVQLYHLGLGAGANPDKDSPATDPDELRYTLESRLHVLPSFATVAGSGSPGVINSLSMPGIDVNLAHVLHGGQTITLHRPIPVEGRATATGRIAAVYDKGKAAILVMRTDVADDEGPLWTSDAQIFVRGEGGFGGDRGPSTRPEPPTGDPDRTVERVIREDQALLYRLSGDWNPLHADPEFAKLAGFDRPILHGLCTYGITLKAVVDTALGGDVGRVRSYATRFAGVVFPGETLRIRMWQGDGTVRVTVGAADRDDAPVLADTVVAHN; this is translated from the coding sequence ATGCCCATCGACGTTGCCCAGGCTCTCGCGGCCGAGCCCCGGTCCGCCGGGATCGCCTGGGGTCACAAGGACGTCCAGCTCTACCACCTCGGCCTCGGCGCCGGTGCGAACCCCGACAAGGACAGCCCCGCGACGGACCCCGACGAGCTGCGCTACACCCTGGAGTCGCGGCTGCACGTGCTGCCGAGCTTCGCCACCGTCGCGGGCTCCGGCTCACCGGGCGTGATCAACAGTCTCTCCATGCCGGGCATCGACGTGAACCTCGCGCACGTACTGCACGGCGGCCAGACCATCACGCTGCACCGCCCGATCCCCGTCGAGGGCCGGGCGACCGCCACCGGGCGGATCGCGGCCGTGTACGACAAGGGCAAGGCCGCCATCCTCGTCATGCGCACCGATGTCGCCGACGACGAGGGCCCGTTGTGGACCAGCGACGCCCAGATCTTCGTACGCGGCGAAGGGGGCTTCGGCGGCGACCGCGGCCCCTCCACCCGCCCCGAACCACCAACAGGCGATCCGGACAGGACGGTTGAGCGAGTCATCCGCGAGGACCAGGCGCTCCTGTACCGGCTCTCCGGCGACTGGAACCCCCTGCACGCCGACCCCGAGTTCGCCAAGCTCGCCGGCTTCGACCGGCCGATCCTGCACGGGCTGTGCACGTACGGCATCACGCTGAAGGCCGTCGTGGACACGGCACTCGGCGGCGACGTCGGCCGGGTCCGCTCCTACGCCACGCGCTTCGCCGGGGTCGTCTTCCCGGGCGAGACCCTGCGCATCCGTATGTGGCAGGGGGACGGCACGGTCCGCGTGACGGTGGGCGCCGCCGACCGGGACGACGCACCGGTCCTCGCCGACACCGTCGTGGCGCACAACTGA
- a CDS encoding Zn-dependent alcohol dehydrogenase, with protein MRAAVLHEIGQDKLEILDDVEATGFGPGRVRIRVRATGLCHSDLSAMAGVLPQPAPFVPGHEGAGEILEVGEGVTNIKPGDRVVVCWLPACGACPACKRGQTQLCLAGFMNAGTPNFKRPGGDVFGFAGTGTFTEEVVVDAGCAVPIPDDVPFDIAALIGCGVTTGLGAALNTADVEAGSSVAVIGCGGVGISAIQGARLKGAAEIVAVDPVASRREAALKFGATRAVSPDELPDAKQSVTAGEGFDYVFEVVGRSATARTAYDNTRRGGTLVVVGAGAMDDHLQLNMFELFFDEKRILPSMYGGGDVLRSYERTVALWRAGRIDLEGLITHRVPLSDINEALDQMRTGVALRTCIEI; from the coding sequence ATGCGCGCAGCCGTACTGCACGAGATAGGCCAGGACAAGCTGGAGATACTCGACGACGTCGAGGCGACGGGCTTCGGCCCCGGCCGGGTGAGGATCCGGGTGCGGGCCACCGGCCTGTGCCACTCGGACCTCTCCGCGATGGCCGGGGTGCTGCCCCAGCCCGCGCCGTTCGTCCCCGGGCACGAGGGGGCGGGCGAGATCCTGGAGGTCGGCGAGGGCGTCACCAACATCAAGCCCGGCGACCGGGTCGTCGTGTGCTGGCTGCCCGCCTGCGGCGCCTGCCCCGCCTGCAAGCGCGGCCAGACCCAGTTGTGCCTCGCCGGGTTCATGAACGCGGGCACGCCCAACTTCAAGCGCCCCGGCGGCGATGTGTTCGGCTTCGCGGGCACCGGGACCTTCACCGAGGAGGTCGTCGTCGACGCGGGCTGCGCCGTGCCGATCCCGGACGACGTGCCCTTCGACATCGCCGCCCTCATCGGCTGCGGCGTCACCACCGGACTCGGCGCCGCCCTCAACACCGCGGATGTGGAAGCCGGTTCGTCGGTCGCCGTCATCGGCTGCGGAGGCGTCGGCATCTCCGCGATCCAGGGCGCCCGGCTCAAGGGCGCCGCCGAGATCGTCGCCGTCGACCCGGTCGCCTCCCGCCGCGAGGCCGCGCTGAAGTTCGGCGCCACCAGGGCCGTGTCGCCCGACGAACTCCCCGACGCCAAGCAGTCGGTGACCGCGGGCGAGGGCTTCGACTACGTCTTCGAGGTCGTCGGCCGCTCCGCCACCGCCCGCACGGCGTACGACAACACCCGCCGCGGCGGCACGCTGGTCGTCGTCGGCGCGGGTGCCATGGACGATCACCTCCAGCTCAACATGTTCGAGCTGTTCTTCGACGAGAAGCGGATCCTGCCGTCCATGTACGGCGGCGGGGACGTCCTGCGGTCGTACGAGCGGACCGTCGCCCTCTGGCGGGCAGGGCGCATCGACCTGGAGGGGCTGATCACCCACCGGGTGCCGCTGAGCGACATCAACGAGGCGCTCGACCAGATGCGTACGGGTGTGGCGCTGCGTACGTGCATCGAGATCTGA
- a CDS encoding 3-oxoacyl-ACP reductase: MSLPLEGRSAVVTGAGRGLGRAEALELARLGAAVVVNDFGQPGRDGSGAASATPAEEVAAGIRAAGGRAVAHTGDVADHQQARELVELAVAEFGQLDILVNNAGILRDRMVFSMSEDEWDSVIRVHLKGHFNTTHFAAAHWRARSKAADAPVYGRIVNTSSEAFLAGSAGQPNYAAAKGGIVGLTTSTALALAKYGVTANVICPRARTRMTADVFAGFQEPADDGSEDRLDPLAPEHVAPLVGYLASPAAAHVNGQLLVVHGGMVAVVERPRVAAKFDTKQDAFTYDELDALLTPHYADRPAGETFAAAEVLGLKHE; this comes from the coding sequence ATGTCACTGCCACTTGAGGGCCGGTCCGCGGTCGTCACGGGCGCGGGCCGCGGCCTCGGCCGGGCGGAGGCGCTGGAGCTCGCCCGGCTCGGCGCCGCCGTCGTCGTCAACGACTTCGGACAGCCCGGCCGGGACGGCTCGGGCGCCGCGTCCGCCACGCCCGCCGAGGAGGTCGCCGCCGGGATCCGGGCGGCGGGCGGTCGTGCCGTCGCGCACACCGGGGACGTGGCCGACCACCAACAGGCCCGGGAACTGGTCGAGTTGGCGGTCGCCGAGTTCGGACAGCTGGACATCCTCGTCAACAACGCGGGCATCCTGCGCGACCGGATGGTCTTCTCGATGTCCGAGGACGAGTGGGACTCGGTGATCCGGGTCCATCTCAAGGGCCACTTCAACACCACCCACTTCGCGGCCGCGCACTGGCGTGCCCGGTCCAAGGCCGCGGACGCGCCGGTGTACGGGCGGATCGTGAACACCTCCTCGGAGGCGTTCCTCGCGGGCTCCGCGGGACAGCCCAACTACGCGGCCGCCAAAGGCGGAATCGTCGGGCTCACCACCTCGACGGCACTGGCGCTCGCGAAGTACGGCGTCACGGCGAACGTCATCTGCCCGCGTGCCCGGACCCGGATGACGGCGGACGTCTTCGCGGGCTTCCAGGAACCGGCGGACGACGGGTCCGAGGACCGGCTCGACCCGCTCGCTCCCGAGCATGTCGCCCCGCTCGTCGGCTATTTGGCCTCGCCCGCGGCCGCACACGTCAACGGCCAGTTGCTCGTCGTGCACGGCGGGATGGTCGCGGTCGTCGAACGCCCGCGGGTGGCCGCCAAGTTCGACACCAAGCAGGACGCCTTCACGTACGACGAACTCGACGCGCTGCTCACACCGCACTACGCGGACCGGCCGGCGGGGGAGACGTTCGCGGCGGCGGAGGTGCTGGGGCTCAAGCACGAGTGA